A single genomic interval of Bradyrhizobium japonicum USDA 6 harbors:
- a CDS encoding isocitrate/isopropylmalate dehydrogenase family protein, protein MSANNAFHIAVLAGDGIGPEVMAPAVEVLRKIEAKSGLSFRFTEAPAGANNYLATGKSMPDSTIKLCEEADAILLGACGLPSVRYPDNTEIAPQIELRFIFDLYAGVRPARLIPGVPSPIVGADQRGIDLVVIRESTEGLFASMGKGVVTHEDARETMVITRKTSERLFEFSFRLAERRKARGKPGMLTCVDKANVFKAFAFFRGIFDEIEKKHPDVKTDRLYVDACSAMLVKRPWDFDVMVMENMFGDIVSDITASLIGGLGMAPSADIGDKYAVFQPCHGTAPDIMGQGKANPTGMILSAAMMLDWLADKHGVESAAEAGEQIERAVDQVYAGGIKPMEFGGSNGTADITRAVLAAL, encoded by the coding sequence ATGTCCGCAAACAACGCCTTCCACATTGCCGTGCTCGCCGGTGACGGCATCGGTCCCGAAGTCATGGCACCGGCCGTCGAGGTCCTGCGCAAGATCGAGGCGAAGTCCGGCCTGAGCTTCCGCTTCACCGAGGCGCCCGCCGGCGCCAACAATTATCTCGCGACCGGCAAGTCGATGCCCGATTCCACCATCAAGCTCTGCGAGGAGGCCGACGCGATCCTGCTCGGCGCCTGCGGTCTGCCGTCGGTGCGCTATCCCGACAACACCGAGATCGCGCCGCAGATCGAGCTGCGCTTCATCTTCGACCTCTATGCCGGCGTGCGCCCGGCGCGGCTCATTCCGGGTGTGCCGAGCCCGATCGTCGGCGCCGACCAGCGCGGCATCGATCTCGTCGTGATCCGCGAATCCACCGAAGGCCTGTTCGCCTCGATGGGCAAGGGCGTCGTCACCCATGAGGACGCGCGCGAGACCATGGTGATCACGCGCAAGACCTCCGAACGGCTGTTCGAGTTCTCGTTTCGGCTCGCCGAGCGGCGCAAGGCGCGCGGCAAGCCGGGGATGCTGACCTGCGTCGACAAGGCGAACGTGTTCAAGGCCTTTGCGTTCTTCCGCGGCATCTTCGACGAGATCGAGAAGAAGCATCCTGATGTGAAGACCGACCGGCTCTATGTCGACGCCTGCTCGGCGATGCTGGTGAAGCGGCCCTGGGATTTCGACGTGATGGTGATGGAGAACATGTTCGGCGACATCGTCTCCGACATCACCGCGAGCCTGATCGGTGGCCTCGGCATGGCGCCGTCCGCCGACATCGGCGACAAATATGCCGTGTTCCAGCCCTGCCACGGCACCGCACCCGATATCATGGGGCAGGGTAAGGCCAATCCCACCGGCATGATCCTGTCGGCGGCGATGATGCTGGACTGGCTCGCCGACAAGCACGGCGTCGAGAGCGCGGCGGAAGCCGGCGAGCAGATCGAGCGCGCGGTCGATCAGGTCTACGCCGGCGGCATCAAGCCGATGGAGTTCGGCGGCAGCAATGGCACGGCCGATATCACGAGGGCAGTGCTGGCGGCGCTTTAG
- the glgA gene encoding glycogen synthase GlgA produces MRVLFVTTEMDDFVRVGGLGAVSAALPRALRPLADIRVMLPGYRDIIEQLTHIQIVGRCPAFAEMPACSLGRAATRDGLPVYVLLCSQLYDRPGNPYGDESGRDWPDNDIRFARFASAAAELAMGKLDKNWAADLIHANDWQASLVPAYLAWRGAKLPSILTIHNLAYQGLFPKDSLRRIGVPESSFHIDGVEFYDQLSFLKAGLVYASHLTTVSGTYAREITTEEFGCGLEGLLRVRSDAAELTGILNGIDESWDPRSCAQLAQQFGAGDWVGKKANADYVRKQFGLAVSRGPMFAIVARLVHQKGIDLVLSAADEIIDAGGQIVVTGSGEPALEQALIDAHRRRPDAIGVTIGFNEAQARRIFAGSDFTLMPSRFEPCGLSQMYAQRFGSLPIGHQTGGLAETITDGETGFLFSKPSHESFLGGVRRAFSTFMAQDQLDSMRRSAMGRSFSWSISAGSYSALYRKLASV; encoded by the coding sequence TTGAGGGTCTTGTTCGTCACAACCGAGATGGACGATTTCGTCCGCGTTGGCGGACTCGGCGCCGTTTCCGCTGCCCTTCCGAGGGCGCTTCGCCCTCTTGCCGATATCCGGGTCATGTTGCCCGGCTATCGCGACATCATCGAACAACTCACGCATATTCAGATCGTTGGCCGCTGCCCGGCGTTTGCGGAGATGCCGGCCTGCTCGCTCGGCCGTGCCGCGACCAGGGACGGGCTGCCGGTCTATGTGCTGTTGTGCTCACAACTCTACGACCGGCCCGGCAATCCCTATGGCGACGAGTCCGGACGCGACTGGCCGGACAACGACATTCGCTTTGCGCGCTTTGCCTCGGCAGCCGCTGAGCTTGCCATGGGCAAGCTGGACAAGAATTGGGCAGCAGACCTGATCCATGCCAATGACTGGCAGGCCTCGCTCGTGCCGGCCTACCTCGCCTGGCGCGGGGCCAAGCTGCCGTCGATCCTGACCATCCACAACCTCGCCTACCAGGGACTCTTCCCGAAGGACTCGCTGCGGCGGATCGGCGTCCCCGAGAGCTCCTTCCATATCGACGGCGTCGAATTCTACGACCAGCTCTCCTTCCTCAAGGCCGGGCTGGTCTATGCCTCGCACCTCACCACCGTCAGCGGCACCTATGCACGCGAGATCACGACGGAGGAATTCGGCTGCGGCCTCGAAGGCCTGCTTCGTGTCCGCTCCGACGCGGCCGAGCTCACCGGCATCCTCAACGGCATCGACGAGAGCTGGGACCCGCGCTCCTGCGCCCAGCTCGCCCAGCAATTCGGCGCCGGTGACTGGGTCGGCAAGAAGGCCAATGCGGATTACGTGCGCAAGCAGTTCGGGCTCGCGGTGTCGCGCGGCCCGATGTTCGCGATCGTCGCACGCCTCGTGCACCAGAAGGGTATCGACCTCGTGCTGTCGGCCGCCGACGAGATCATCGATGCCGGCGGGCAGATCGTGGTCACCGGCTCCGGCGAGCCGGCGCTTGAGCAGGCGCTGATCGACGCGCATCGCCGCCGTCCCGACGCGATCGGGGTTACGATCGGCTTCAACGAGGCCCAGGCGCGGCGCATCTTCGCGGGCAGCGATTTCACATTGATGCCGTCGCGCTTCGAACCGTGCGGCCTCAGCCAGATGTACGCCCAGCGTTTCGGCTCGTTGCCGATCGGTCACCAGACCGGTGGCCTCGCCGAGACTATCACCGACGGCGAGACCGGCTTTCTGTTCTCAAAGCCCTCACACGAATCCTTCCTCGGCGGCGTCCGCCGCGCCTTCTCGACCTTCATGGCGCAGGACCAGCTCGACTCCATGCGTCGCAGCGCGATGGGGCGATCGTTCTCCTGGAGCATCTCGGCCGGCAGCTACAGCGCGCTGTATCGGAAGCTGGCGTCGGTGTGA
- a CDS encoding ABC transporter permease, with protein MLNFVVRRLLAILPVLLAVSLLTFLIASLLPGDLAYVILGDQATPENVAALRRDMGLDQPLWWRYLSWLGHVLQGDLGRSFRTGQTVLQAVAERIPVSLELMLMAEFIGLMIGVPLAIACAARAGGAFDRFMTGSAFAMLSMPSFLMAILLIYLFAVELRWLPATGYVPFTEEPLSNLRFFVLPALTLALAEWPGIMRVLRSDMIATLQEDYIALAKAKGLKPARILFVHALKPSSLTLVTVTGINIGRLLGGTLIVESIFALPGIGRLLVGAIYTRDLVILQGVVLLVASGFVIVNFIVDMLYAVLDPRIRHGHA; from the coding sequence ATGCTGAACTTCGTCGTGCGGCGGCTCCTTGCCATCCTGCCGGTGCTGCTCGCCGTCTCGCTGCTCACTTTCCTGATCGCCTCGCTGCTGCCGGGAGACCTTGCCTATGTCATCCTCGGCGATCAGGCGACGCCGGAGAATGTCGCGGCGTTGCGCCGTGACATGGGGCTCGACCAGCCGCTGTGGTGGCGTTATCTGAGCTGGCTCGGTCACGTCCTGCAGGGCGATCTCGGCCGCTCCTTCCGCACCGGACAGACGGTGTTGCAGGCGGTGGCTGAGCGCATTCCGGTCTCGCTCGAGCTGATGCTGATGGCCGAATTCATCGGGCTCATGATCGGCGTGCCGCTCGCGATCGCATGTGCCGCGCGCGCCGGCGGCGCCTTCGACCGCTTCATGACCGGCAGCGCCTTCGCCATGCTGTCGATGCCGTCCTTCCTGATGGCGATTTTGTTGATCTATCTGTTCGCGGTCGAGCTGCGCTGGCTGCCGGCGACCGGCTACGTGCCGTTCACCGAGGAGCCGCTGTCGAACCTGCGCTTCTTCGTGCTGCCGGCGCTGACGCTGGCGCTGGCGGAATGGCCAGGGATCATGCGGGTGTTGCGCTCCGACATGATCGCGACCCTGCAGGAGGACTATATCGCGCTCGCCAAGGCCAAAGGCCTCAAGCCCGCGCGCATCCTGTTCGTGCATGCGCTGAAGCCATCGTCGCTGACCCTGGTGACGGTCACTGGCATCAATATCGGCCGCCTGCTGGGCGGCACGCTGATCGTGGAATCGATCTTCGCGCTGCCGGGCATCGGCCGCCTGCTGGTTGGCGCGATCTACACCCGCGACCTCGTCATCCTCCAGGGCGTGGTGCTGCTGGTCGCCTCGGGTTTCGTCATCGTCAATTTCATCGTCGACATGCTCTATGCCGTGCTCGATCCCAGGATCCGCCATGGCCACGCTTGA
- a CDS encoding ABC transporter substrate-binding protein, which yields MTTLAAKARRHAPIFLVAAFALLPPAEPAQAQKAGGSITVGQELEITGFDPLKVGVYDTSTFTAAAAIFDTLTTLDEKGEAAPKLAVSWTHSDDYMSWTFKLREGVKFHDGTPFNAQAFKENFDRQKDPANKCRCAFYITNVKEVLAPDEYTVVYKLTDPSVNLPAVITIQSQNNVVHSPTAWKTKGDDYNRNPVGTGPYILKSWTAGDRMVLEKNPDYWNKGRPYLDRIILKPLPDAQSRFASLQSGEADIIWDDENDADNIMKAQKDSKLAVHTYKGSGAQVYAFNTKAAPFDDVRVRQALVMAIDRPKMSQAISNGLSRPATNPYGDGSWVKCKDDGALPFDVEKAKALIKDYGKPVEFKTLVTATPRGRMIGQVLQQFWKRVGVNMEIEQVDQATIPPRAFMRQFQLIPWRIVDLADPDPQMYANFRSGSPLALASFADPELDRLLDHSRVTADPAARIEDYCAISRLINKEAVWFWTFQNTYYALSSAKLKGFPKMYNGVIDVSTAWLE from the coding sequence ATGACGACCCTTGCTGCCAAGGCGCGCAGGCACGCGCCGATTTTCCTTGTTGCGGCATTTGCTCTCCTTCCGCCGGCTGAGCCGGCGCAGGCGCAGAAGGCGGGCGGCAGCATCACCGTCGGTCAGGAGCTGGAGATTACGGGCTTCGATCCGCTCAAGGTCGGGGTCTACGACACCTCGACCTTCACCGCTGCGGCCGCGATCTTCGATACGCTCACCACGCTCGACGAGAAGGGCGAGGCCGCGCCAAAGCTCGCAGTATCCTGGACCCATTCCGACGACTACATGAGCTGGACCTTCAAGCTGCGCGAGGGCGTGAAATTCCACGATGGCACGCCGTTCAATGCGCAAGCCTTCAAGGAGAATTTCGACCGGCAGAAGGACCCCGCCAACAAGTGCCGCTGCGCCTTCTACATCACCAACGTCAAGGAGGTGCTGGCGCCCGACGAATACACCGTCGTCTACAAGCTCACCGACCCTTCCGTGAATCTGCCGGCGGTGATCACCATCCAGAGCCAGAACAACGTGGTGCATTCACCGACGGCCTGGAAGACCAAGGGCGACGACTACAATCGCAATCCCGTCGGCACCGGTCCCTACATCCTGAAATCATGGACCGCCGGCGACCGCATGGTTCTGGAGAAGAACCCGGACTACTGGAACAAGGGCCGTCCCTATCTCGACCGTATCATCCTGAAGCCGCTGCCCGACGCGCAGTCGCGTTTCGCCTCGCTGCAATCGGGCGAGGCCGATATCATCTGGGACGACGAGAACGACGCCGACAACATCATGAAGGCGCAGAAGGACTCCAAGCTCGCCGTGCACACCTACAAGGGCTCGGGCGCGCAGGTCTATGCCTTCAATACCAAGGCCGCGCCGTTCGACGACGTCCGCGTGCGGCAGGCGCTGGTGATGGCGATCGACCGTCCAAAGATGTCGCAGGCGATCAGCAATGGCCTGAGCCGGCCCGCGACCAATCCCTACGGCGACGGCTCCTGGGTCAAGTGCAAGGACGACGGCGCGCTGCCGTTCGACGTCGAGAAGGCCAAGGCACTGATCAAGGACTATGGCAAGCCGGTCGAGTTCAAGACGCTGGTGACCGCGACGCCCCGCGGCCGCATGATCGGCCAGGTGCTCCAGCAATTCTGGAAGCGCGTGGGCGTCAACATGGAGATCGAGCAGGTCGACCAGGCCACCATTCCGCCGCGCGCCTTCATGCGTCAGTTCCAGCTCATACCCTGGCGCATCGTCGACCTCGCCGATCCCGATCCGCAGATGTATGCGAACTTCCGCAGCGGCAGCCCACTGGCGCTGGCCAGCTTCGCCGATCCGGAGCTCGACCGGCTGCTCGACCACTCCCGCGTCACCGCTGATCCCGCCGCGCGTATCGAGGACTATTGCGCAATCAGCCGCCTGATCAACAAGGAGGCGGTCTGGTTCTGGACCTTCCAGAACACCTATTACGCGCTGTCGAGCGCCAAGCTGAAGGGCTTCCCAAAAATGTACAACGGCGTGATCGACGTCTCGACCGCCTGGCTGGAATGA
- a CDS encoding ABC transporter permease produces MATLELSIQDEASAPVRRGRKLGLLFWFASAWLAIVLTLAILAPVLPLQNPVDMDMLERRAASSGEHWLGTDGLGRDEFARLIFGARVSLTVGLIAPMIGLAVGGALGLLAGYFRGRFETLVVGSMDVLLAFPPLIFALAVTAYLGQSIPNLTLILGVLGIPAFMRVARAATLTLARREFVIAAEALGASHARVLLRELLPNVILPLLAFFLLGVAVTIVVEGALSFLGLGVPPPMASWGSMIGEGRDSLDVAPRLAFLPATALFLTVLAFNLVGDTLRALTDPRQGAL; encoded by the coding sequence ATGGCCACGCTTGAGCTCTCCATCCAGGACGAGGCGTCCGCGCCCGTCCGCCGCGGCCGCAAGCTCGGCCTGTTGTTCTGGTTCGCGAGCGCCTGGCTCGCGATTGTCCTGACACTCGCGATCCTTGCGCCGGTGCTGCCGCTGCAGAATCCTGTAGACATGGACATGCTGGAGCGCCGTGCCGCGTCCTCCGGGGAACACTGGCTCGGCACCGACGGGCTCGGCCGCGACGAATTCGCCCGCCTGATCTTCGGCGCGCGCGTCTCGCTAACGGTCGGGCTGATCGCGCCGATGATCGGCCTTGCGGTCGGCGGCGCGCTTGGTCTCCTCGCCGGCTATTTCCGCGGCCGGTTCGAAACGCTGGTGGTCGGCAGCATGGACGTGCTGCTGGCGTTTCCGCCGCTGATCTTCGCGCTCGCGGTGACCGCCTATCTCGGCCAGTCGATTCCCAATCTCACCCTGATCCTCGGCGTGCTCGGCATTCCCGCCTTCATGCGCGTGGCGCGCGCGGCCACGCTGACGCTGGCGCGGCGCGAGTTCGTGATCGCGGCCGAGGCGCTCGGCGCCAGCCATGCGCGCGTCCTGCTGCGCGAGCTGCTGCCGAACGTGATCCTGCCGCTGCTGGCCTTCTTCCTGCTCGGCGTCGCCGTCACCATCGTGGTCGAGGGCGCGCTGTCCTTCCTCGGGCTCGGCGTGCCGCCGCCGATGGCGAGCTGGGGCAGCATGATCGGCGAGGGGCGCGACAGCCTCGACGTCGCGCCGCGGCTGGCCTTCCTGCCGGCAACAGCGTTGTTCTTGACCGTGCTGGCCTTCAACCTGGTCGGCGACACCTTGCGGGCGCTGACCGACCCGCGTCAGGGGGCGCTGTGA
- a CDS encoding CaiB/BaiF CoA transferase family protein encodes MPLADKHEGTTTKAFAGLRVLDFSTTIAGPHCARMLADMGAEVIKIETDGGETMRTRPPLRKGCSTVFGQLNVGKKSVVLDLKSEDGREAVRRLVATSDILVENFRPGVMRRLRLDYDNLRPLNPRLIYCSISGYGQSGPSAELPAYAPVIHAASGYDMAHLAYQPGRNRPDYCGIYHADVVTGTYGFGAIASALYQRTVTGLGQHVDVSMLESMLTLTVIELQSSQFAVKPPPRPMFGPTETANGYVMITVASEKTFQCLMGVIGRPEWISDPRFSTYAARRENWADMMDGVEAWSRPLTTDACLVALGAAGVPASAYRTVSEALADPQLAHRQALSSVEDEGGSFQVLNLPFRMSGADTTPGKQMAVLGEHTDALREEIGLADDAPIPSGKTAATN; translated from the coding sequence ATGCCGTTAGCAGATAAGCATGAGGGGACGACGACAAAGGCCTTCGCGGGCCTCAGGGTCCTGGATTTTTCGACCACCATCGCCGGTCCCCACTGTGCGCGGATGCTTGCCGACATGGGCGCCGAGGTCATCAAGATCGAGACCGACGGCGGCGAGACGATGCGGACCCGGCCGCCGCTGCGCAAGGGGTGCAGCACCGTGTTCGGCCAGCTCAATGTCGGCAAGAAGAGTGTCGTGCTCGACCTCAAATCCGAGGACGGCAGGGAGGCGGTGCGTCGACTGGTCGCGACCTCAGACATCCTGGTCGAGAATTTTCGCCCGGGCGTGATGCGCCGCCTGCGGCTCGACTACGACAACCTGCGGCCGCTCAACCCCCGGCTGATCTATTGCTCGATCTCGGGCTACGGCCAGAGCGGCCCCTCGGCCGAGCTGCCGGCCTACGCGCCGGTGATCCATGCGGCTTCGGGTTATGACATGGCGCATCTCGCCTATCAGCCCGGCCGCAACCGTCCAGATTATTGCGGCATCTACCATGCCGACGTCGTCACCGGCACCTACGGTTTTGGCGCGATTGCGTCTGCGCTCTATCAGCGCACCGTGACCGGCCTCGGCCAGCACGTCGACGTCTCCATGCTGGAATCGATGCTGACCTTGACGGTGATCGAGCTGCAGAGCTCGCAATTCGCGGTGAAGCCACCGCCGCGCCCGATGTTCGGGCCGACCGAGACGGCCAATGGCTATGTCATGATCACGGTCGCGAGCGAGAAGACGTTTCAGTGCCTGATGGGTGTGATCGGCCGCCCCGAATGGATTTCCGATCCGCGCTTCTCCACCTACGCCGCGCGCCGCGAGAACTGGGCCGACATGATGGACGGCGTCGAGGCCTGGTCGCGGCCGCTCACGACCGACGCGTGTCTTGTCGCGCTTGGCGCGGCGGGCGTGCCGGCCTCGGCCTATCGCACCGTGTCCGAGGCGCTGGCCGATCCGCAACTCGCGCACCGGCAGGCGCTCTCGTCCGTGGAGGACGAGGGTGGCTCGTTCCAGGTGCTCAATCTGCCGTTCCGGATGTCGGGCGCCGACACCACGCCCGGCAAGCAGATGGCCGTGCTCGGCGAGCACACGGACGCATTGCGCGAGGAGATCGGCCTCGCCGACGATGCGCCAATTCCGTCAGGCAAAACGGCTGCGACAAACTGA
- a CDS encoding ABC transporter ATP-binding protein produces the protein MSAPLLTIEDVAVELPTPRGNLRAVDRVDLSLEAGRTLGIVGESGCGKTMLSRAVLQLLPKKAKLTGRVMFDGEDLVRLDSERLRRLRGRDLAVVFQDPMTSLNPVLTIGTQLMETIQEHLELDAPAARKRSIELLAAVGIPAPEQRLAQYPHQCSGGMRQRIAIAIALSCEPKLLIADEPTTALDVTIQAQILDLLAREQRRRHMAMIIITHDLGVVAGRADEVAVMYAGRVVERAPTQALFKRMHMPYTEALLAAIPKLETAPHTPLPAISGRPPDPTRPLKGCSFAPRCRYAAGRCHEAKPELKGAEMPDHLYACFHPIQMTEGIGA, from the coding sequence GTGAGCGCGCCGCTTCTGACCATCGAGGACGTGGCGGTCGAGCTGCCGACCCCGCGCGGCAATTTGCGCGCCGTGGATCGTGTCGACCTGTCGCTGGAGGCGGGCCGCACGCTCGGCATCGTCGGCGAATCCGGCTGCGGCAAGACCATGCTGTCGCGCGCGGTGCTTCAGCTCCTGCCGAAGAAGGCGAAGCTGACCGGACGCGTGATGTTCGACGGCGAGGACCTGGTGCGGCTCGACTCCGAGCGTCTGCGGAGACTGCGCGGGCGCGACCTCGCGGTCGTGTTCCAGGACCCCATGACCTCGCTCAATCCGGTGCTCACGATCGGCACCCAGCTGATGGAGACGATCCAGGAGCATCTCGAGCTCGATGCGCCGGCGGCCCGCAAGCGCAGCATCGAGCTGCTCGCCGCCGTCGGCATTCCGGCGCCAGAGCAGCGGCTCGCGCAATATCCGCATCAATGTTCCGGCGGCATGCGCCAGCGCATCGCGATTGCGATTGCGCTGTCCTGCGAGCCGAAACTGTTGATCGCGGACGAGCCGACCACGGCGCTCGACGTCACGATCCAGGCGCAGATCCTCGATCTGCTGGCGCGCGAGCAGCGCCGCCGCCACATGGCGATGATCATCATCACACACGATCTCGGCGTCGTCGCCGGCCGCGCCGACGAGGTCGCGGTGATGTATGCGGGCAGGGTGGTGGAGCGCGCGCCGACGCAGGCGTTGTTCAAGCGCATGCACATGCCCTACACTGAGGCGCTGCTGGCGGCGATCCCGAAGCTGGAGACCGCGCCGCATACGCCGCTGCCCGCCATCTCAGGCCGTCCGCCCGATCCGACCCGGCCACTCAAAGGCTGTTCCTTCGCGCCGCGCTGCCGCTATGCCGCGGGGCGCTGTCACGAGGCCAAGCCCGAATTGAAGGGCGCGGAGATGCCTGATCATCTCTATGCCTGCTTCCATCCCATCCAGATGACGGAGGGGATTGGCGCATGA
- a CDS encoding alcohol dehydrogenase, giving the protein MKSFKVADFKAPLQEFDEATPQPSGTQVLIKVKAAGVCHSDLHIWEGGYDLGHGRKPLSLKDRGINLPLTMGHETVGEIAAFGPDVKPTDQGDLRLGDVGLVYPWIGCGKCATCLAGDENMCLTPRSLGVYCDGGYSDHMLVPHPRYLLNLKGLDPATTAPYACSGVTTYSALKKVEQHFDTPIVMFGAGGLGLMALSLLKAMGGKGAIMVDIDARKREAAEKAGALATVDPKAPDALEQLAKKAGGPIRAVIDLVGNAATTQLGFDCLTKGGKLVIVGLFGGGATWALPLIPIKAVTIQGSYVGNLRETQELLDLVRAKNVPPIPVTRQPLNKANDALVQLQQGAVVGRTVLTP; this is encoded by the coding sequence ATGAAGAGTTTCAAGGTCGCCGATTTCAAGGCGCCGCTGCAGGAGTTCGACGAGGCCACGCCGCAGCCGTCGGGCACGCAGGTGCTGATCAAGGTGAAGGCCGCGGGCGTCTGCCACAGCGACCTCCACATCTGGGAAGGCGGCTACGATCTCGGCCACGGCCGCAAGCCGCTATCGCTGAAGGACCGCGGCATCAACCTGCCGCTGACCATGGGCCATGAGACGGTCGGCGAAATCGCGGCCTTCGGCCCCGACGTGAAGCCCACCGACCAGGGCGATCTCAGGCTCGGCGATGTCGGCCTCGTCTATCCCTGGATCGGCTGCGGCAAGTGCGCCACGTGCCTGGCCGGTGACGAGAACATGTGCCTGACGCCGCGCTCGCTCGGCGTCTATTGCGACGGCGGCTATTCCGACCACATGCTGGTGCCGCATCCGCGCTATCTGCTCAACCTCAAGGGGCTCGATCCCGCGACGACCGCGCCCTATGCCTGCTCGGGTGTCACCACTTACAGCGCGCTGAAGAAGGTCGAGCAGCATTTCGACACGCCGATCGTGATGTTCGGCGCCGGCGGCCTCGGCCTGATGGCGTTGTCGCTGCTGAAAGCGATGGGCGGCAAGGGCGCGATCATGGTCGACATCGACGCCAGGAAGCGCGAGGCCGCCGAAAAGGCCGGCGCGCTCGCGACCGTCGATCCCAAGGCGCCGGACGCGCTGGAGCAGCTTGCGAAGAAGGCGGGCGGGCCGATCCGCGCCGTGATCGATCTCGTCGGTAACGCCGCGACCACGCAACTCGGCTTCGATTGCCTGACCAAGGGCGGCAAGCTCGTCATCGTCGGCCTGTTCGGCGGCGGCGCGACCTGGGCGCTGCCGCTGATCCCGATCAAGGCGGTGACGATCCAGGGCAGCTATGTCGGCAATCTGCGCGAGACGCAGGAGTTGCTCGACCTCGTGCGCGCGAAGAACGTGCCGCCGATTCCGGTGACGCGCCAGCCGCTCAACAAGGCCAATGACGCGCTGGTGCAATTGCAGCAGGGCGCGGTGGTCGGCCGCACGGTGCTGACGCCGTAG
- a CDS encoding ABC transporter ATP-binding protein, which produces MMQFAMPAEPLLNVDNLVVEYGLGNKTVHAVSGVSLQVARGETLGLVGESGCGKSTLGRAVLQLRRAKSGRVLFDGEDLTAMEGEALRKMRRRVQLIFQDPIASLNPRRRIGDIVAEPLIIAGVKDATERKRRVHEVLSAVGLDPDIVASRLPHEFSGGQCQRICIARSLVLNPEFIVCDEPVSALDVSIRAQILNLLEEMKARFGLTLLFIAHDLAVVKAVSDRVAVMYLGRLCEVGPSEQLFARPAHPYTDLLLQAIPVPDPDVRPVESVATGEPPSPIAPPSGCRFRTRCPRADQRCSAEIPELREVAPGQFAACHHPLA; this is translated from the coding sequence ATGATGCAGTTTGCCATGCCCGCTGAGCCGCTCCTGAACGTCGACAACCTCGTCGTCGAATATGGTCTCGGCAACAAGACGGTGCACGCGGTATCCGGCGTCAGCCTCCAGGTCGCGCGCGGCGAGACGCTGGGGCTGGTCGGCGAATCCGGCTGCGGCAAGTCGACGCTGGGGCGCGCGGTGCTGCAATTGCGCCGCGCCAAATCTGGCCGCGTGCTGTTCGACGGTGAGGACCTCACCGCGATGGAGGGCGAGGCGCTGCGCAAGATGCGCCGCCGCGTGCAACTGATCTTCCAGGACCCGATCGCCTCGCTCAACCCGCGCCGGCGCATCGGCGACATCGTCGCCGAGCCGCTGATCATCGCCGGCGTCAAGGATGCCACGGAGCGCAAGCGACGCGTTCACGAGGTGCTGTCCGCGGTCGGGCTCGACCCTGACATCGTGGCGAGCCGTCTGCCGCACGAATTCTCCGGCGGCCAGTGCCAGCGCATCTGCATCGCGCGATCGCTGGTGCTCAACCCCGAATTCATCGTCTGCGACGAGCCGGTCTCGGCCCTCGACGTCTCCATCCGCGCGCAGATCCTCAATCTGCTCGAGGAGATGAAAGCACGCTTCGGCCTGACGCTGCTGTTCATCGCGCATGACCTCGCGGTGGTGAAAGCGGTCAGCGACCGCGTCGCGGTGATGTATCTCGGCCGGCTCTGCGAGGTCGGGCCGTCGGAACAGTTGTTCGCGAGGCCCGCACATCCCTACACGGACCTGCTGTTGCAGGCGATCCCGGTGCCCGATCCCGACGTGCGTCCCGTCGAGAGTGTGGCGACCGGCGAGCCGCCATCGCCGATTGCGCCGCCGTCGGGCTGCCGCTTCCGCACCCGCTGCCCGCGGGCCGACCAGCGATGCAGCGCGGAGATACCGGAGTTGCGTGAGGTCGCGCCCGGCCAGTTCGCGGCTTGCCACCATCCGCTGGCCTGA
- a CDS encoding ASCH domain-containing protein, giving the protein MSRPVPEHYRHLRTFAFGDSPALADELLELVVKGVKTATCSTEDEPNTSTPGERWVVLDGRGEPRCVIESVEITYRRFNDVDAAFAHDEGEGDRSLAYWRHAHRTYFGRLGRFNEDMMLMCERFRLIEVFGDLPPSEP; this is encoded by the coding sequence ATGAGCAGACCAGTCCCCGAACACTATCGACATCTCCGGACCTTTGCCTTCGGCGACAGTCCGGCGCTCGCGGATGAGTTGCTCGAACTCGTCGTCAAGGGTGTCAAGACCGCGACGTGCAGCACGGAAGACGAGCCAAACACGTCAACGCCGGGTGAGCGCTGGGTCGTACTCGACGGGCGCGGAGAACCGCGCTGCGTCATCGAATCCGTCGAGATCACCTATCGGCGCTTCAATGACGTCGACGCCGCGTTTGCGCACGATGAGGGCGAAGGCGATCGAAGCCTTGCCTATTGGCGTCACGCCCATCGGACCTATTTCGGCCGGCTCGGGCGTTTCAATGAGGACATGATGCTGATGTGCGAGCGCTTTCGCCTGATCGAGGTGTTTGGTGATCTCCCGCCTTCGGAACCGTAG